The Hordeum vulgare subsp. vulgare chromosome 7H, MorexV3_pseudomolecules_assembly, whole genome shotgun sequence DNA window TATGTTTATTTCTTGATGGACATCAGAGACTtcgttcttttcttcttttgaggATCGAGACTTCAGATTTAACACCAACAAAGGAGAAAGTGTGCTGCCATTCGCAAAAAGTTTTTCACGATGAACTGTGCCTTTTATCAATTTCCTGTGATCATGTAAATGTTAAAACTGCGGAAGGCACGACAAGTGCCTATTAGCTAATCCACAACAGTACATATGGCCATATTGCttaatgatgttttattttcttgtGTTTGAAATTTCAATCCCTGATCTAAAGATTTTCGCAACACAACATGTCTAACGTAGTTATTTAGGGAAAAGAACGTGCCAAGCACGAAAcccattttttcttttctgaaaCGCCTCCCCGGAGTCCAACCGCCATAACTCTCCAGGGACCACCCACGGGAGCGCGCCTACTTGGGACGTGGTGGTGCGAGCGGTCCAACCATGTAAGCATGTCCACTcttcctgttgggtaacgtagcaaaaattcaaaattttcctacgccatacatagatcttcctatggagaaaccaacaacaagagaggggtgtgagcatcttcatacctttgaagatcggtaagaggaagcgttgctagaatgcggttgatggagtcgtactcgttgcgattcagatcgcggtgtgattccgatctagtgccgaaccacggcacctccgcgttcaacacaagtgcagcccagtgacgtctcccgcaccttgatccagcaaggaggagggagaggttggggaagagttccggcaacacgacggcgtggtggcgatggagctacgaggtctcccgacagggggctacgaggtctcccgacagggcttcgccaagcaccgtgggagaggagggagaggagaagcagggttgcgccgagagagagagaattgcgtgtctccaatggccaaaacctccactatatatagggggaaggggagggggcgcaccctttagggttcccacccccaaagggtgcagcagccctagatgggaggggtgGCCGGCGGCCAGGGgacgagagggggtggcgcacccctagggggccttaggcccaccagtgctagggtttccccccttccctctccggtgcgccttgggctgggtgtggggggtgcaccagcccacccaggggctggttccctctcacacttggcccatgtagcctctcgGGGCTGGTGgctcctcccggtgggcctccggaacccttccggtggtcccggcacgttgccagtggtgcccgaaacatttccggcgtccaaaaccatccatcctatacatcaatctttacctccggaccattccggagttcctcatgacgtccgggatctcatccgggacttcgaacaaccttcggtaacctcgtacaacaattccctataaccctagcgtcatcgaaccttaagtgtgtagaccctacgggttcgggaggcatgcagacatgaccgagacacctctccggccaataaccatcagcggggtctggatacccatggtggctcccacatgttccacgatgatcacatcggatgaaccatgatgtcagcgattcaatcaatcctgtatacaattccctttgtctatcgctatagaacttgcccgagattcgatcgtcggtatccctataccttgttcaatctcgttacccggcaagtctctttactcgttccgtagtacatcatcccgtgactaactccttaatcacattgagctcattatgatgatgttctaccaagtgagcccacagatacctctccgtcacacagattgacagatcccgatctcgattcgtaccaacccaacagatactttcgaagatacccgtagtgcacctttatagtcacccagttacgttgtgacgtttgatacatccaaagcactcctacggtatccgggagttgcacaatctcacggtcgaaggaaaagatacttgacattagaaaagctttagcatacgaacaacaagatctagtgctatgcttaggattgggtcttgtccatcacatcattcttctaatgatgtgattccgttatcaatgacattcaatgtccatgaccagaaaaccatgatcatctattgatcaacgagctagccaactagaagcttgctaggggatctatttattcacacatgtattactgattcctgttaatacaattatataatgaataatagacgattatcatgaacaaggaaatatgataataaccattttattattgcctctagggcatatttccaacactcccaTCATGTTGGCATGTAGCGATTAACTAGGATAGACTAGACAAGTATTGCCGTTCCTGGAATTCGATCAATAGATTATTTTGTCGTCCTGGATTTATTTTAGGCAACTCGTGAAGTTTCTTCTCTTCCATTGTCATTCTAGCGAACTATCATGTACTCTCTTTTTGTATCCAGGATCCGATGGAGATTGACTCAGAAATTTGTTAGAAATGTTGCCAGCACTGTTTCTAGGTCTTAACTAGACTCGTAAATGCCTTCTTTTTATTTCGATCGTTCGATGCATCCAGACGAATAGTTCTGTTTTCCTGGGAGGAAAGAAAAATTGTTGTAGATGGTCGTCACCATGGGTATAGTCCCCATCGATGGTGACTTGGTGATGTCATTGGAGAGGTTCCTCGCGCATCTAGCCATTCCACCATCTAGAAGAGGTTTTCATGGATCCGTTGGAGATCGACTAGGAAATTAGTTCGAAATTCTTCCATTATAGTGGTAGCTCCCTTGCTTAATTAGTTGTTTGTGCATGCATTGTGGCCCTATGCGGATTTATTTTTTACAAATATAAGTCTATTAgagattcctaaatataagtcttttagagaCTTCACTGCGGACTACATACAGAACAAAACTAGTGAATCTAcactatacatccatatgtagtctgtattaaaatctctaaaaggacttatagttaggaacagagggagtatttgtaAACATAAATCCTCCTGAATTTTGCACTAACAGAATTTGCGTTGGTACCCTTCACCCCGGGCGTTCGGATATTTCGATTATTTGACTTTATAGGTAATCCGGGTACTAAAAATTGAGAACCAAAAGTTTTTGTCAAAAAAATACCcgaacccaaattacccaaaCATTTGGTTCAGGTAATTCGGGTACCCAAGAAATCCAAAATATTCGAAGCACACATCAACTTTTTGTATGAATAATTCGGATAGTATGTATATTTCGGATAGTACGGGTATTATAGTTAGTATGGGTATCATGTGTAATAATAGCATGAATAATTTAATTAGTATGAATATTTGGGATACTAAGGGTGTTTCGGATGATAGGGGGGAAACTGTGACCAATCCACATCAAAGGTACAACTAATGGAGGTTATAGTTTGCATAGACATCACGCGAAAGCTGCGATTACGGCATTGGAGCTTTAACCATCAGAGGGGTTGATGCTAGATCCGGCAATAGGTGAAGCTGCAATAGGGTAGCACCAACGCTGCAGCGAGGGGGTGTTGTGCTAGGATAGGAGGCGACGTGGCGAGAAGGATGTGATGCGTGCTGCAACAACGGGTGGCGGGAGCTACGAGCGCAGCTagccgatgctacgacaaccgaccaAAAGGCCGCGAAGGGATGTTCAAACTCCAGGCCGGCGAAGCTAGAACCGCGGTATGTTGGAGCTTCAATAGTGGGGTAGCGAAGCTGCAGACAACCGAGGGCGTTCTAGTGATGGAGAGGCGCGCGCGAGCACCGCTACGAGATTAGCATCCGAAGAAAGAGTCTTTCTCTTCCAGCTAGTGAAGGTAACATATACACAACAAGTCAATAAGTGGTACATTCACGTTGCACCAACATGTGCTCTATGAAATTAACCCGTGCTAGCTCTCTCCTGTATGTGGTCCTCATGCACATCCATGCACGCCCCTCCGGCCAGGGCCAGCAGTAGCACACACGTAGTCCATTAAGGCATGCGATTTGGCCATTGCCAGCTTGCCAAAACCAGCCGATACGGTGGTGGCGACAGTGAGCGAGCAAATCAACCCCAGGCCGCAAAAATTTATGGCTGTTTTCTCCAACAACCCCAGGACCTTCAGAGTTCTATAAAAGCCAGCTTCACCCCCACATTCTCgacctcattcttcttctctccctcCTTTGAATCCAGATCCTTGCTGAGTTCGCCATGGAGTTCAAGCTGACAAGCACCGCCACCGAGGTGCTTGACAAGGCTGCCGCTCTCGCGGCCGCCGGCCTAGGCTTGGAAGGAGAAGCTCTCGGTGCTTGGGGGACCGAGGAGAAGGCGACGGCGATCCGGCGCTGGGCCAAGAAGCTTCTGGAGATGGAGAAGGCTGCTGCCTCAGTCGCTCCTGAGGTAGCTGGATCGGTTCCTCAGGCAGAGGAGATCGGACCGGACGTCAATCACGTCGGCGACGTGAAACGCGACGGCGGGGATCAGTCCATCTCCCCGGCCGTGCAAGATTCAGCGGTTAACTAGGATAGGCATGCAATCGCGAATTGTGCCGTCCTAGATTTATCACAGCTCTTTTACTTTTCTTCAATTCCAGAAATCCAGTATCGTTTAATTTTCTTCAATTGTAGCGCAACTATCGTTTACTATCGTTTTGTATCGTGGATTCGATGAAGATCCACCAGGAAATTTGTCTGAAGTTCTGCTAGCAGTGTTACTCCCGTTCTTAATTAGATGTTAATTAGCATCATAAATGCCTTCTTTTTTAATTCGTTAGATCGATGCATCACATCCAGACCTAACTTCAAGATAGATCTGGAAAACACTTGTAGACGGCCTCAGATCGAGAGGTTGCTGGAGAGGCTCCTCATCTAGATTTTCATGGATCTGATGAAGATAGAGTTGGAAATAAGTAAATTCTGTCATTAGAGTTGTTGCTGCCGTGCTTAATTTTTTTTTTTGCTGGGGCCGTGGTTAATTAGTTGTTTGTGCATGTATTGTAGTCCGGTGTGAGTGACTATATCTTAATTAGGCTCGTAAATGACTTTTTATTTTCGAGATAGATCTAGATGAAAACTTTCCTTTTTTGGGAGGAATGAAAAAATCTTGTGGATACATACGGACTAGTACGTATGATAGTACACCCTACCCAACTACGTTATTCAAAATCTAGCTAACGAACATTTGTATGGATGGCACAAACATATATATCACGATTTTTCTTTTCCGCTTTCTTTAAACCGGGttaatatgtctatatatgttTAATTCTTGATGGGCATAAGAGACTTCAGTCTTTATTTTTGTGAGGATCGAAACTTCATATTTAACACCAACAAAGGGTAACCCGTGCTGCAGATCGCAAAAAGTTTTCCACCATGAACTGTGCCTTTTATCAAATTCCAGTGTTATTTAGTTGTGTAAATGTTAAAAGTGTGCAAGGCATGACAAGTGCCTATTAGCTAATCTACAATAGTACATATGGCC harbors:
- the LOC123412855 gene encoding uncharacterized protein LOC123412855, whose amino-acid sequence is MEFKLTSTATEVLDKAAALAAAGLGLEGEALGAWGTEEKATAIRRWAKKLLEMEKAAASVAPEVAGSVPQAEEIGPDVNHVGDVKRDGGDQSISPAVQDSAVN